Proteins encoded in a region of the Marinomonas maritima genome:
- a CDS encoding SulP family inorganic anion transporter produces MKKFAKYLPALTWLKSYQDADLKSDTVASIVFTIMVIPQSLAYAMLAGLPAITGLYASILPSILYSLFGTSRSLAVGPVALTSVMTASAVLPFAVSGTEQYATVAILLAFMSGVFLLVLSLLRLGFLTNLLSHPVISGFISASALLIVIGQLKYLLGIQSEGDTLLPLVHSLYLHVNNINLPTFILSLASITSLLLMRRYFATLLKSLGCSAQAIQLFGKSGPVLVVVAATVTVALLSLENMGVSIIGSVPIKPLTLNMEGINWKIVEELLPSAFLISIVGFIGSVSVAQSFAAKRRQDIDPNQELVGLGLANIGSAMCGAFPVTGGFSRTVLNADCGSKSPMTGIISALLILLTLLFLTPLFYYLPKAILASIISISMMQLVSVQDLRNLWRFSKKEASLLIITFSVVMIEGMETGLIVGVILSILCFLWHTSHPHIAIVGRLPGTEHFRNVQRFTVETHPSILTVRIDENLFFANARVFEERLQSLVSQNTAIRHLILMCTAVNMIDASALQSLEKIVDRLADSDVKLHLSEVKGPVMDRLKDSKLLDNLTGQVFITQHQAIQALEDKQTKS; encoded by the coding sequence ATGAAAAAATTTGCTAAATATTTACCAGCGCTAACTTGGCTCAAAAGCTACCAAGATGCTGATTTAAAAAGTGATACCGTCGCCAGTATCGTCTTCACTATCATGGTCATTCCACAAAGTTTAGCTTATGCCATGCTAGCAGGCTTACCCGCTATTACGGGGCTGTATGCCAGTATTTTACCTTCTATTCTATATTCTTTATTTGGCACCAGTCGCTCACTCGCAGTGGGACCCGTGGCGTTAACCTCTGTCATGACCGCCTCTGCCGTTTTGCCCTTTGCCGTTTCTGGCACCGAACAATACGCCACTGTAGCGATTCTATTAGCCTTCATGTCTGGTGTGTTTTTATTAGTGTTGAGCTTATTACGTTTGGGCTTTTTGACCAACCTACTAAGCCACCCTGTGATCTCCGGTTTTATTAGCGCCTCTGCCTTATTAATTGTCATTGGGCAACTCAAGTACCTGTTAGGCATTCAATCTGAAGGTGACACTTTGTTACCTCTAGTGCATAGCCTGTACCTTCATGTGAATAATATAAATTTACCCACTTTTATCCTAAGTTTAGCGTCTATCACCTCTCTTTTATTGATGCGTCGCTATTTTGCTACCTTATTAAAAAGTCTCGGCTGCTCAGCGCAAGCCATTCAATTGTTTGGCAAATCAGGACCTGTTTTGGTGGTCGTTGCAGCGACAGTAACCGTTGCTCTATTGTCTCTTGAAAACATGGGCGTCAGTATTATTGGTAGCGTGCCGATCAAACCATTAACGCTCAATATGGAAGGCATCAACTGGAAGATAGTCGAAGAGTTATTACCCAGCGCTTTTTTGATTAGTATTGTTGGCTTTATTGGTTCGGTATCCGTGGCGCAATCCTTTGCCGCTAAACGACGTCAAGACATTGACCCGAATCAGGAGCTTGTAGGGCTTGGTCTGGCCAATATAGGTTCTGCAATGTGTGGTGCATTTCCTGTTACTGGTGGTTTTTCTCGTACCGTATTAAATGCAGATTGTGGTTCAAAAAGCCCAATGACAGGCATTATTTCAGCCTTATTGATATTGCTCACGTTACTCTTTCTAACACCTTTGTTTTATTATTTACCGAAAGCGATCTTAGCGTCCATTATTTCTATCTCTATGATGCAGTTGGTCAGTGTACAAGACCTACGCAACTTATGGCGCTTTTCTAAAAAAGAGGCCAGCTTATTAATTATTACCTTTAGCGTCGTAATGATTGAAGGTATGGAAACGGGCTTGATTGTTGGCGTAATTCTTTCGATTTTGTGTTTTCTATGGCATACCAGTCACCCACACATCGCCATTGTTGGCAGACTACCGGGGACAGAGCATTTTCGTAATGTACAACGCTTTACGGTAGAAACTCATCCAAGCATTCTTACTGTGCGTATTGACGAAAACTTATTCTTTGCCAATGCCAGAGTATTTGAAGAAAGATTACAAAGTTTGGTTTCACAAAACACGGCCATTAGACATTTGATACTAATGTGTACCGCCGTCAATATGATTGATGCAAGCGCGCTACAAAGTTTGGAAAAAATCGTCGATCGTTTAGCCGATTCTGATGTAAAACTGCACTTATCGGAAGTGAAAGGACCAGTGATGGATAGGTTAAAAGATTCAAAGTTACTTGATAACTTAACTGGCCAAGTGTTTATCACTCAGCACCAAGCTATACAAGCATTAGAAGATAAACAAACCAAAAGTTAG
- the pyrF gene encoding orotidine-5'-phosphate decarboxylase, whose amino-acid sequence MSCQSPIVVALDYPTMVQSIEMAKRLDPNQCRVKVGKELFTTAGPVILDELHKLGFDIFLDLKFHDIPNTVANAVSAAAKAGVWMVNIHASGGRRMMEASANALQQLSDNKTLLIAVTVLTSMDQSDLVEIGIDATPEQHVKRLAALAKSSGMDGVVCSAQESSMLSTELGKDFVLVTPGIRPAGSDQGDQKRIMTPAQAMAAGSHYLVMGRPITQAKDPIAVLTQANMDLGVMA is encoded by the coding sequence ATGAGCTGCCAATCCCCTATAGTGGTTGCCCTAGATTACCCAACCATGGTGCAATCTATTGAGATGGCGAAACGACTAGACCCTAACCAGTGTCGAGTTAAAGTCGGTAAAGAGCTGTTTACAACAGCTGGTCCTGTTATTTTAGACGAACTGCATAAATTGGGTTTTGATATTTTTCTTGATCTTAAATTCCATGACATTCCAAATACCGTGGCGAATGCGGTGAGTGCTGCGGCCAAAGCAGGGGTTTGGATGGTAAACATTCATGCGTCTGGTGGTCGCCGCATGATGGAAGCTTCCGCAAATGCATTACAGCAATTGTCTGATAACAAGACATTATTAATTGCGGTGACTGTGCTAACAAGTATGGACCAATCTGATCTTGTTGAAATTGGCATTGATGCAACGCCTGAGCAACACGTTAAACGCCTCGCTGCGTTGGCGAAATCGTCGGGAATGGATGGTGTTGTTTGTTCTGCACAAGAGTCCAGTATGCTGTCTACGGAGCTTGGTAAAGACTTTGTATTGGTTACGCCTGGGATTCGCCCTGCGGGTTCTGATCAGGGTGATCAAAAGCGTATTATGACGCCTGCTCAGGCCATGGCCGCGGGCAGTCATTATCTTGTTATGGGGCGTCCTATTACTCAGGCCAAGGATCCTATTGCTGTGTTAACTCAGGCGAATATGGATTTGGGCGTGATGGCGTAA
- a CDS encoding ComEA family DNA-binding protein, whose amino-acid sequence MKNLNRIFRVCVFRSLFVISLALTPFSLFAATPLDINTATATELSAVMSGIGIKKAEAIIAYRDANGHFESISQLARVKGIGPKTIDRNHTVIQVLDADNKIN is encoded by the coding sequence ATGAAGAACTTAAATCGTATTTTTCGTGTCTGTGTTTTCCGCTCACTGTTTGTTATTTCCCTGGCTTTAACGCCTTTTTCACTTTTTGCCGCCACACCTTTGGATATTAATACCGCAACAGCTACTGAGCTTTCAGCGGTTATGTCTGGTATTGGTATAAAAAAAGCGGAAGCTATTATCGCTTATAGAGACGCCAACGGGCATTTTGAATCTATTAGTCAATTGGCAAGAGTAAAAGGAATCGGCCCTAAGACTATTGACCGTAATCACACGGTGATTCAAGTACTGGATGCGGACAATAAAATAAATTAA
- the uvrB gene encoding excinuclease ABC subunit UvrB gives MSQEFQIVSSYSPAGDQPKAIEKLVRGVEAGLAHQTLLGVTGSGKTYTIANVISQVKRPTIVMVHNKTLAAQLYGEFKEFFPNNAVEYFVSYYDYYQPEAYVAASDTFIEKDSSVNEHIEQMRLSATKALLEREDVIIVATVSAIYGLGDPQSYLKMMLHLDRGDRIDQRAVLRRLAELQYTRNDLVLERGNFRVRGDVIEVFPADSEETAIRIELFDDEVENLSMIDPLTNKTIRKVPRVTIYPKTHYVTPKETVVAAIERIKVELDQRLEQLKSLNKLVELQRLEQRTRYDLEMMQELGYCNGIENYSRYLSGREEGSPPPTLFDYLPANALLVIDESHVTVSQIGAMYKGDRSRKENLVEYGFRLPSALDNRPMRFEEWEQIKPQTIFVSATPGKYEAEHQDWVVEQIVRPTGLIDPILEVRPVATQVDDLLSEINLRAPIGERVLVTTLTKRMAEDLSDYLSDHGVRVRYLHSDIDTVERVEIIRDLRLGEFDVLVGINLLREGLDIPEVSLVAILDADKEGFLRSEKSLIQTIGRAARNVNGKAILYADRITGSMERAISETDRRREKQKAHNEEHGITPVGITKSVEDIMEGAYNPGAGKRGGKAKKVAETAKDYQVESMEDVAQVRKAMIQLQKEMMQASEELKFELAGGYRDQIRQLQKKLKDVGES, from the coding sequence GTGTCGCAAGAGTTTCAAATTGTTTCATCTTACTCACCCGCAGGCGATCAGCCAAAAGCCATCGAAAAATTGGTTCGTGGTGTAGAAGCTGGCTTGGCTCACCAGACTTTATTAGGTGTAACGGGCTCCGGTAAGACTTACACCATTGCCAATGTGATTTCTCAGGTTAAGCGTCCAACGATAGTCATGGTGCACAACAAAACCCTGGCGGCGCAGTTGTATGGGGAATTCAAAGAGTTCTTCCCGAACAACGCCGTAGAATATTTTGTGTCTTACTACGATTACTATCAGCCTGAAGCTTATGTGGCTGCATCAGATACCTTTATCGAAAAAGACTCGTCAGTCAATGAACACATAGAGCAAATGCGGCTGTCTGCCACTAAAGCGTTACTTGAACGAGAAGACGTTATTATTGTCGCAACCGTATCGGCGATCTATGGTTTGGGTGATCCTCAGTCTTATTTGAAAATGATGTTGCACTTGGATCGAGGTGATCGTATTGATCAGCGGGCAGTGTTGCGTCGCTTGGCTGAACTGCAATACACCCGCAATGACTTGGTTTTAGAGCGCGGTAATTTCCGAGTTCGTGGCGATGTTATTGAAGTTTTCCCTGCGGACTCTGAAGAGACGGCAATTCGTATCGAGCTTTTTGATGACGAAGTTGAAAACTTATCGATGATTGATCCTTTGACGAACAAAACTATTCGTAAAGTCCCCCGTGTCACTATTTATCCGAAAACGCACTATGTGACGCCAAAAGAAACGGTTGTTGCTGCCATTGAGCGAATTAAAGTTGAGTTAGATCAGCGCCTAGAGCAGCTTAAATCTTTGAACAAGCTGGTTGAGCTACAACGTCTAGAACAGCGTACTCGCTATGATTTAGAAATGATGCAAGAGCTGGGTTATTGTAATGGCATAGAGAACTACTCTCGTTATTTATCTGGTCGTGAAGAAGGCTCGCCGCCACCGACGTTATTTGATTACCTACCTGCGAACGCATTATTGGTTATCGATGAATCCCATGTGACGGTGTCGCAGATTGGGGCTATGTATAAAGGGGATCGTTCTCGTAAAGAAAACCTTGTTGAATATGGTTTTCGATTGCCTTCTGCGCTTGATAACCGACCAATGCGATTTGAAGAGTGGGAACAGATTAAACCGCAAACTATTTTCGTTTCAGCCACACCAGGGAAATACGAGGCAGAGCATCAAGACTGGGTAGTAGAGCAAATTGTTAGACCAACAGGTTTGATTGACCCCATTCTAGAAGTCCGACCTGTAGCGACTCAGGTAGACGATTTATTGTCTGAAATTAACCTAAGGGCGCCTATTGGTGAACGCGTTTTAGTCACTACGTTAACTAAACGTATGGCGGAAGATTTAAGTGATTATCTGAGCGACCATGGTGTTCGCGTGCGTTATTTGCACTCAGACATTGATACTGTAGAGCGAGTCGAGATCATTCGTGATCTACGCTTGGGTGAGTTTGACGTCTTAGTGGGTATCAACTTACTGCGGGAAGGATTGGACATTCCTGAAGTGAGTCTTGTGGCGATTCTTGATGCCGATAAAGAAGGCTTTTTACGCTCGGAAAAATCCCTGATCCAGACCATCGGTCGTGCGGCCCGTAACGTCAATGGTAAAGCCATTTTATACGCCGATCGCATTACCGGTTCAATGGAACGAGCGATCAGCGAAACAGATCGTCGTCGAGAAAAACAAAAAGCACACAACGAAGAGCATGGTATTACACCAGTAGGCATCACCAAATCCGTGGAAGATATCATGGAAGGGGCTTATAACCCAGGTGCAGGAAAGCGTGGTGGTAAAGCTAAAAAAGTGGCTGAAACAGCCAAAGATTATCAAGTGGAAAGCATGGAAGACGTAGCTCAGGTTCGTAAAGCTATGATCCAGTTGCAGAAAGAAATGATGCAAGCGTCTGAAGAGCTTAAATTCGAGCTGGCTGGTGGTTATCGAGATCAGATTCGTCAGTTGCAGAAAAAACTAAAAGACGTTGGTGAGTCGTAA